A window of the Gossypium hirsutum isolate 1008001.06 chromosome A05, Gossypium_hirsutum_v2.1, whole genome shotgun sequence genome harbors these coding sequences:
- the LOC107904239 gene encoding LOW QUALITY PROTEIN: dipeptidyl aminopeptidase 4-like (The sequence of the model RefSeq protein was modified relative to this genomic sequence to represent the inferred CDS: inserted 1 base in 1 codon) translates to MVPLPGGIYFQDFSGSKPVLKLPSTSSSPIIDPHLSPDGTMLAYIRDYELHVLNLLYNEQRQLTYGANGNTVTHGLAEYIAQEEMDRKTGYWWSLDGKFIAFTEVDYSEIPLFRIMHQGKISVGPEAQEDHAYPFAGASNVKVRLGVVSTTGGPVTWMDLLCGGPNYDDEYLARVNWMHANVLTAQVVNRSQTKLKILKFDIKTGKKDVVMVEELKPWINLHDCFTPLDKGVSRYSAGFIWASEKTGFRHLYLHDANGTCLGPITRGDWMVEQIAGINEAAGLVYFTGTLDGPLESHLYCAKLCPDENSTLQAPVRLTHGKGKHVVMLAHHMRKFVDIYDSLDSXPRVSLCNLIDGSVIMSIYEPPSTIPGLERLQLEPPEIVHIQANDGTRLYGALYKPDATRFGPPPYKTLISVYGGPGVQLVYDSWINTVDMRAQYLRSKGILVWKLDNRGTARRGLKFEGYLKGNIGRVDAEDQLTGAEWLIKKGLAKPAHIGLYSWSYGGYLSAMVLARFPDVFRCAISGAPVTSWDGYDTFYTEKYMGFPSEGAESFEYGSVMHHVNKMKGRLLLVHGMIDENVHFRHTARLVNALVAAGKPYELLIFPDERHMPRRHRDRIYMEERIWEFIDRSL, encoded by the exons ATGGTGCCTTTACCTGGCGGG ATCTATTTCCAAGATTTTTCTGGTTCAAAACCAGTGCTCAAGCTTCCGAGCACGTCATCATCACCAATAATTGATCCACATCTTTCGCCAGATGGTACCATGCTTGCTTACATAAGAGATTATGAGCTACACGTTCTAAATCTTTTGTACAATGAACAAAGACAATTAACATATGGTGCCAATGGGAACACTGTG ACTCATGGACTTGCTGAATATATAGCTCAG GAAGAGATGGATAGAAAAACTGGGTATTGGTGGTCACTTGATGGCAAATTCATTGCATTTACAGAGGTTGATTATTCTGAGATACCTCTTTTTAGAATTATGCACCAAGGTAAAATCTCAGTTGGTCCAGAGGCACAAGAAGACCATGCATATCCTTTTGCAGGAGCTTCAAATGTCAAGGTTCGGCTTGGGGTGGTGTCCACCACTGGTGGCCCTGTTACCTGGATGGATCTTCTATGTGGAGGACCCAACTATGATGATGAATATTTGGCTAGAGTAAATTGGATGCATGCAAATGTTCTCACAGCACAAGTCGTAAATAGGTCTCAAACCAAACTAAAGATCCTTAAGTTTGATATCAAGACAGGCAAAAAGGATGTTGTAATGGTCGAAGAACTAAAACCTTGGATTAATTTACATGATTGCTTTACACCCCTGGATAAAGGAGTCAGCAGATATTCTGCGGGGTTCATCTGGGCAAGTGAAAAAACCGGATTCAGACATCTTTATCTGCATGATGCTAATGGGACATGCTTAGGGCCCATTACAAGGGGCGATTGGATGGTTGAGCAAATTGCTGGTATAAATGAGGCTGCAGGGCTTGTATATTTCACTGGAACTCTTGATGGACCCTTAGAATCTCACCTTTACTGTGCTAAGCTATGCCCAGATGAGAATTCAACTTTGCAAGCTCCTGTCAGATTGACTCATGGCAAGGGAAAACATGTGGTTATGCTTGCTCACCACATGCGGAAATTTGTTGATATTTATGATTCTCTTGATT CCCCTAGGGTTTCACTATGCAACTTGATAGATGGAAGTGTAATAATGTCTATTTATGAGCCGCCATCAACAATTCCCGGGCTTGAAAGACTTCAACTTGAGCCTCCAGAGATAGTTCACATACAGGCAAATGATGGTACCAGACTATATGGGGCTTTATATAAGCCTGATGCAACAAGATTTGGACCCCCACCGTACAAAACCTTGATCAGTGTGTATGGTGGTCCTGGTGTTCAGCTTGTTTATGATTCTTGGATAAATACAGTTGACATGCGAGCGCAATATTTGCGAAGCAAAGGCATTTTGGTTTGGAAG TTAGATAATAGAGGAACAGCTAGACGTGGACTGAAGTTTGAAGGCTATCTCAAAGGCAACATTGGCCGTGTCGATGCTGAGGATCAGCTCACCGGTGCTGAATGGCTAATTAAAAAAGGGCTAGCAAAGCCTGCTCATATCGGGTTATACAGTTGGAGCTATGGCGGCTATCTCTCAGCCATGGTGTTGGCCAGGTTCCCTGATGTTTTCCGATGCGCCATTTCCGGTGCACCCGTTACATCATGGGATGGCTACGACACATTTTACACCGAGAAGTACATGGGATTCCCTTCCGAGGGTGCTGAAAGTTTCGAGTATGGCTCCGTGATGCACCATGTTAACAAGATGAAAGGAAGACTGCTGTTGGTCCATGGCATGATCGACGAAAATGTACATTTTAGGCACACTGCAAGGCTCGTTAACGCACTTGTGGCAGCTGGCAAACCGTATGAGTTACTGATATTTCCAGATGAACGCCACATGCCACGCCGTCACAGGGACCGGATTTACATGGAAGAGAGGATATGGGAATTCATTGACAGGAGCTTGTGA
- the LOC107904240 gene encoding phosphatidylinositol 4-kinase gamma 3, producing the protein MSIASVAFSSAIEEFACFPENFAHRYGQTLSNSILIFLSVGGSIIPMRVMEYDSIASVKLRIQTSKGFFLRKQKLVFKGRELAQNDSRVQDYGVADGNVLHLVLKLSDLQAITVRTVCGKEFEFHIPRGRNVGYVKQQIAKKGKGFLNLKDQELVYNGEVLEDQRLITDICKNSDAVIHLLVQNSAKVWAVPIERGFGVSIEALSLNEGPHAARQYLGDTSSVEHLILAGKLFQRDSILEPLVVNSKIQLPMAIKELIDLTFDGLQQGSRPIRSSEGSGGAYFMQDSSGQKYISVFKPTDEEPMAVNNPHGLPLSLDGEGLKKGTCVGEGALREVAAYLLDHPMTGPRSFDSGEKGFAGVPPTVMVKCLHKAFNYPNGYDYDCKIGSLQMFVNNVGSCEDMGSRAFPVDEVKKISVLDIRLANADRHAGNILVTRNCEEGRFSLVPIDHGYCLPENFEDCTFDWLYWPQAREPYSPDVIKYIKSLDAEQDIELLRFHGWDMPPKCARTFRISTMLLKKGAERGLTPYAIGRIMCRETVKQESVIEQIVKEAEEALLPGMSDEAFFEAVTLIMDRRLDELTS; encoded by the exons ATGTCGATCGCCAGTGTAGCCTTTAGCTCAGCAATTGAAGAGTTTGCTTGTTTCCCTGAAAATTTTGCCCATAGATATGGTCAGACTTTGAGCAACTCAATCTTAATTTTTCTCTCTGTTGGGGGGTCTATCATTCCCATGCGTGTAATGGAGTATGATTCAATTGCCTCTGTGAAGCTAAGGATTCAGACTTCAAAAGGGTTTTTTCTGAGGAAGCAGAAGTTAGTTTTCAAAGGTAGAGAACTGGCTCAGAATGATTCTCGTGTCCAGGACTATGGTGTTGCTGATGGGAATGTATTGCATCTGGTGTTAAAGCTTTCAGATCTCCAGGCTATCACTGTTAGGACTGTATGTGGTAAGGAGTTTGAGTTTCACATTCCAAGGGGTAGAAACGTGGGTTATGTGAAGCAACAAATTGCTAAGAAGGGAAAAGGATTTCTTAATCTCAAGGATCAAGAACTGGTATACAACGGTGAGGTGCTTGAAGATCAGAGACTAATTACTGATATCTGCAAAAATAGTGATGCTGTTATTCACTTGCTAGTTCAAAACTCTGCTAAAGTATGGGCTGTTCCTATTGAAAGAGGTTTTGGAGTTTCTATTGAGGCATTGAGTTTGAATGAGGGGCCACATGCTGCTAGACAGTACTTGGGTGACACATCCTCTGTGGAACATCTGATCTTGGCAGGGAAGCTGTTCCAAAGAGATTCCATTCTGGAGCCTCTTGTTGTTAATTCGAAGATTCAACTGCCAATGGCTATTAAAGAACTAATTGACTTAACTTTTGATGGATTACAGCAAGGCAGCAGGCCTATCAGGTCATCAGAGGGGTCAGGTGGAGCTTACTTCATGCAAGATTCATCTGGTCAGAAGTATATCTCCGTCTTCAAGCCTACTGATGAAGAGCCAATGGCTGTAAATAACCCACATGGCCTCCCCTTGTCACTAGATGGTGAAGGGCTGAAGAAAGGCACATGTGTAGGTGAAGGTGCACTGAGAGAAGTTGCAGCTTACCTGTTGGACCATCCAATGACTGGGCCTCGCTCATTTGATAGTGGAGAGAAGGGCTTTGCTGGGGTTCCTCCTACTGTGATGGTTAAGTGCTTGCATAAAGCATTTAATTATCCAAACGGTTATGATTATGATTGCAAGATTGGGTCACTGCAGATGTTTGTAAACAACGTCGGAAGTTGTGAAGATATGGGCTCTCGTGCTTTCCCAGTGGATGAGGTGAAGAAGATCTCTGTGTTGGACATAAGGTTGGCAAATGCAGATAGGCATGCTGGAAATATACTGGTCACAAGAAATTGTGAGGAAGGTCGGTTTTCACTTGTTCCTATTGACCACGGCTACTGCTTACCTGAGAAT TTTGAGGATTGCACGTTTGACTGGCTCTACTGGCCCCAAGCTCGTGAACCTTATTCCCCAGATGTCATCAAGTATATTAAATCGCTGGATGCTGAACAAGACATTGAACTTCTAAGGTTCCATGGTTGGGACATGCCACCCAAATGTGCTCGCACTTTTCGCATTTCCACAATGCTTCTAAAGAAAGGTGCGGAGAGAGGACTCACACCCTATGCTATTGGAAGAATCATGTGCAGGGAAACAGTGAAACAGGAGTCGGTGATTGAGCAGATTGTTAAAGAAGCGGAGGAAGCTCTGCTCCCCGGAATGAGTGATGAGGCATTCTTTGAAGCAGTGACATTGATCATGGATAGGCGTCTTGATGAATTGACCTCTTAA
- the LOC107904241 gene encoding probable pectinesterase/pectinesterase inhibitor 34 has protein sequence MAPPKNLITIFLLIVFTMINVCAAGRVAAVFRHNPTQAISNTCSRTRFPNYCVNSLLKFPDSFTASEQDLVHVSFNMTLQHFSDALYMTTSVSNIKMDPRVRSAFDACLELLVDSIEALSLSLSAVIHKGGSTQDVMTWLSAALTNLDTCAEGFEGVTGALKDHVVAKLNDLSQLVSNCLSIFAATGGDDFAGVSVENRKLLASSPSNEEKFPKWVGRIERKLLDTPLSEIQAHIIVSKDGNGTVETISEAIKKAPENSSRRIVIYVRAGRYEETNLKVGRKKMNLMFIGEGKGKTVISGGKSVFDNVTTFHTATFAATGSGFIARDMTFENWAGPTKHQAVALRVGADHAVVYKCNIIGYQDTLYVHSNRQFYRECDIYGTVDFIFGNAAVVLQNCSIYARKPMPFQKNTITAQSRKDPHQNTGISIHACRILPTPDLAVMNGSFQTYLGRPWKLHSRVVFMLSYMHDHIDPRGWLEWNGSFALDSLYYGEYMNYGAGAAVGQRVKWPGYRVITSESEASNFTVAQFIYGTLWLPSTGIAFLAGLQV, from the exons ATGGCACCACCTAAAAACCTTATTACCATTTTTTTACTTATTGTCTTCACTATGATCAATGTCTGTGCTGCTGGCCGAGTCGCCGCCGTATTCCGCCATAACCCAACCCAAGCCATTTCCAACACCTGTAGCAGAACTCGGTTCCCCAACTACTGTGTCAACTCACTCCTTAAGTTCCCTGACTCGTTCACTGCCAGTGAACAAGACCTGGTCCATGTTTCTTTCAACATGACCTTGCAGCACTTCAGCGACGCTCTTTATATGACGACGTCCGTTTCCAACATCAAGATGGATCCACGTGTGCGCTCCGCATTCGACGCCTGCCTCGAGCTTCTTGTAGATTCCATCGAagccctctccctctccctctccgcCGTCATTCACAAAGGCGGGTCCACCCAAGACGTGATGACGTGGCTTAGCGCTGCGTTGACGAACCTTGACACGTGCGCGGAGGGCTTCGAGGGAGTGACCGGGGCGTTGAAGGATCATGTGGTGGCGAAACTGAATGACTTGTCTCAACTCGTGAGTAACTGCTTGTCGATTTTCGCCGCTACAGGCGGAGACGACTTCGCCGGTGTGTCGGTAGAGAACAGGAAGCTGCTGGCGTCGTCGCCGTCGAACGAGGAGAAATTCCCGAAATGGGTAGGGAGAATAGAGAGAAAGCTGCTCGACACTCCCTTGTCGGAAATCCAGGCTCATATAATCGTGTCGAAAGACGGAAACGGCACCGTTGAGACGATTAGTGAAGCGATTAAAAAGGCACCGGAGAATAGTAGTCGGCGGATTGTCATTTATGTGAGGGCAGGAAG ATACGAAGAGACTAATTTGAAGGTGGGGAGGAAGAAAATGAACTTGATGTTTATTGGTGAAGGAAAGGGTAAAACAGTCATTTCAGGAGGAAAAAGTGTATTTGATAACGTCACCACTTTCCACACTGCTACTTTTG CGGCCACCGGGAGTGGTTTTATTGCAAGAGACATGACATTTGAGAATTGGGCTGGACCAACTAAGCACCAAGCAGTAGCTCTTCGTGTTGGGGCAGACCATGCCGTGGTATACAAGTGCAACATTATTGGGTACCAAGATACTTTATATGTTCATTCCAATCGTCAATTCTATCGTGAATGTGACATCTATGGCACTGTGGATTTCATTTTTGGAAATGCCGCGGTGGTACTTCAAAACTGTAGTATTTACGCTCGAAAACCCATGCCCTTTCAGAAGAACACAATCACGGCTCAAAGTCGAAAAGACCCGCATCAAAACACGGGTATTTCGATTCATGCATGTAGGATCTTACCCACGCCGGATCTCGCAGTAATGAACGGTAGCTTCCAAACGTATCTAGGGCGTCCATGGAAGCTGCATTCCAGGGTTGTGTTCATGTTATCATACATGCATGACCACATTGACCCTAGGGGATGGCTGGAATGGAATGGTTCATTTGCCTTAGATTCACTATACTATGGTGAATACATGAATTATGGAGCTGGTGCGGCAGTTGGTCAACGGGTCAAATGGCCTGGCTATAGAGTCATCACTTCAGAATCTGAAGCAAGCAATTTCACTGTTGCACAATTTATTTATGGAACATTATGGTTACCATCAACGGGGATTGCTTTCTTGGCTGGTCTCcaagtttaa